A single window of Microbispora hainanensis DNA harbors:
- a CDS encoding lipopolysaccharide biosynthesis protein, whose amino-acid sequence MAGSGALVAALTGLSRPGGLLRHGVAGLATAAAAAGGQFALVLVVTRSLTPASAGAFFTATALCLMLAGIVRLDTGNGLVHALARNRSARTPGGGRRLVRGVLAPVAALASLTGAGVAVAAGPLAGLTGVPGGVWIVLAAALPFVVLSDVLICATRGLGTMRPTLLLAGAVQPLGQLALVTAAVLAGAPPPVLAAAWALPSVAGAVLAAVRLRGLALYDVGEVGAFWRHTAPRSAAAALQSVFQRLDVVIVALLAGPAAAAVYTAATRFKVLGQLAGQGLAQAAQARLVRALAEGDLDAARALYRTTTRWLIVLTWPLWLGYAALAPWLLPLFGPAYAGGGAIAIVLSATMMVATACGMVDVVLVAGGRTAASLANVTTAVAVTIGLDVLLVPAYGALGAVLGWSGGVLVKNLLPALQVHRRYGLLPFGVGRSADPAKAPGGTSTTGAATGAGAAAGGAGTTRAAS is encoded by the coding sequence GTGGCTGGGAGCGGTGCCCTCGTGGCGGCGCTGACCGGCCTGTCGCGGCCGGGCGGCCTCCTCCGGCATGGAGTGGCCGGGCTGGCCACGGCGGCCGCCGCCGCGGGAGGGCAGTTCGCGCTCGTGCTGGTGGTGACGCGGTCGCTCACCCCGGCGTCCGCCGGGGCGTTCTTCACGGCCACCGCGCTGTGCCTGATGCTCGCGGGCATCGTCCGCCTCGACACCGGCAACGGCCTCGTCCACGCCCTGGCCCGCAACCGTTCCGCCCGCACCCCGGGTGGGGGACGGCGGCTGGTCCGCGGGGTCCTCGCCCCGGTGGCCGCGCTCGCGTCGCTGACCGGCGCCGGGGTCGCCGTGGCGGCCGGGCCGCTCGCCGGGCTCACCGGCGTGCCCGGCGGCGTCTGGATCGTGCTGGCCGCCGCCCTGCCGTTCGTCGTCCTGTCCGACGTGCTGATCTGCGCCACCCGCGGCCTCGGCACGATGCGGCCCACGCTGTTGCTCGCCGGGGCCGTGCAGCCGCTCGGGCAGCTCGCCCTCGTCACCGCCGCCGTGCTCGCGGGGGCCCCGCCGCCGGTGCTGGCCGCCGCCTGGGCGCTTCCCTCCGTGGCCGGCGCGGTGCTGGCCGCCGTACGGCTGCGCGGGCTCGCGCTGTACGACGTGGGGGAGGTGGGGGCCTTCTGGCGGCACACCGCGCCGAGGTCGGCCGCGGCGGCCCTGCAGTCGGTGTTCCAGCGGCTCGACGTGGTGATCGTCGCGCTGCTCGCGGGGCCCGCGGCGGCGGCCGTCTACACGGCGGCGACCCGGTTCAAGGTGCTGGGGCAGCTCGCCGGTCAGGGGCTCGCCCAGGCCGCGCAGGCGCGGCTGGTCAGGGCCCTGGCCGAGGGCGACCTGGACGCCGCCCGCGCCCTCTATCGCACCACCACCAGGTGGCTGATCGTGCTCACCTGGCCGCTGTGGCTGGGCTACGCGGCGCTCGCGCCGTGGCTGCTGCCGCTGTTCGGGCCCGCGTACGCCGGCGGCGGCGCGATCGCGATCGTCCTGTCGGCCACGATGATGGTCGCGACCGCGTGCGGCATGGTCGACGTCGTGCTCGTCGCGGGCGGGCGCACGGCCGCCAGCCTCGCCAACGTGACGACGGCCGTCGCCGTGACGATCGGCCTCGACGTGCTGCTCGTCCCCGCGTACGGCGCGCTGGGGGCGGTGCTGGGCTGGTCGGGCGGCGTGCTCGTGAAGAACCTGCTGCCCGCCCTCCAGGTCCACCGCCGCTATGGCCTGCTCCCCTTCGGTGTGGGCCGCTCGGCCGATCCCGCCAAGGCGCCCGGCGGTACGAGTACGACCGGGGCGGCGACTGGGGCTGGAGCGGCGGCCGGCGGTGCGGGGACGACGAGGGCGGCCTCGTGA